The Rhineura floridana isolate rRhiFlo1 chromosome 17, rRhiFlo1.hap2, whole genome shotgun sequence genomic interval GGACTGCCTTTTGGTGTCGATGCGACAGACCGGACACAACTGCCCTCTGGAAAACGACGACAATCATCATCGTTTTATCCCAATgctggttctactcagagtagacctaacaAAActactttgctgccctgggcacctacTGGTTTCTTAAAAACCGAGCAAAACAAGTTTGAGACGTTGCCCTTTATTTTATGACACTATTGATAAGAATTGTATCTGTGCTAATTGCATTGCAACTTCCCTCTGGCTTGTGCAATTAAATTGCTCTGgcattgttaataataataaaaaaaagatggCAATCTTTTAAGAGAGAGAGCCCCACTGGGAAGAGGAAGGCAAtttatctgcaaaaaaaaaaagttactagTGAGATTTTGCCCTCCCCTGAACCATTTGAAAATCCTTGCATTTTCTCTTCAGTGATACCCGCCCTCCTGCAATAATTTAGATTGGTTTGCCAGATTTCCAGTGTAAGGCACACCTCCAAAATAAACACACTTGCACATGTGGAGGGAAAAACATACAGTGGTATTGCTTGCAAGCACATGCAGGAAGCGGTGCCTTCAaagctcccaacagccccacGCAGTGGCCTCCTTCTGTTTCTCTGGGGCTAAATGTGTTTGGGCAGAGAAGGCTTTGAATACCTGCTGAGGTCCTAACCctgtttttttccttctgttctccttcctctccttcagGAGATGTCTTTATTCTTGTCTTCAGCCTGGACAACCGTGACTCCTTCGAGGAGGTCCAGCGCCTGAAGCAGCAGATCTTGGAGACCAAGTCCTGCCTGAAGAACAAGACCAAGGAAAGCACTGACGTTCCCTTGGTCATCTGTGGGAATAAAGGCGACCGCGACTTCTACCGCGAGGTCGGCCCTCGAGAGATCGAGCAGCTGGTGGGCCAGGACCCCAAGAAGTGTGCCTACTTTGAGATCTCGGCCAAGAAGAACAGTACCTTGGACCAGATGTTCCAGGCACTCTTTGCCATGGCCAAGCTGCCTAGCGAGATGAGCCCTGACCTTCACCGGAAGGTGTCCATCCAGTACTGTGACCTTTTGCACAAGAAGGCACTCAAAAGCAAAAAGCTGTTGAAGGAAGGCTCTGGAGACAGCGGCGGGGAGGCCTATGGCATCGTGGCTCCCTTCGCCCGCCGGCCAAGCGTCCACAGCGACCTCATGTACATCAGGGAAAAAGCCGTCCGGGGTGGGCAAGTCAAGGACAAAGAACGCTGTGTGATCAGCTAAGACTCCCCTGCCGCGAAGACCTTCCCGGCTGAGATGGGAAGGCTCTTGTTTACTGTCAAAATGCTTGCCAGCCTGTGCGGTCAGGTGGCCTCTCTGCCAAGGGTGGCCTCTCCCACGTCAAAGGGCACAATACCTCCTAGCTCTTTTCTGGGGACTTGTTTCCAGCTGCTCCCCTtgattttttcattaatttttggaGGAGGAGGTCAAGATTTGCCAGTGGGGGCTCCCTGGCCAACGGACAGACTTGAGAGCAGAATGGAGAGAGAGACTAAAAGAAAGAGGGGGGCAAAAAAACTTTGGAGGAAGGAGAGATTCCCCCCCTCGTTGTCTCTCTGCATTGTATTTTGTCTTTAAAAGACTTTGGGTTTTTCAAGGGGTGGTGGGAAACAGCCAATAAAGGACTGTGAAGGGTCTCTCAAGGTTGTGTATATGAACTTTCTGTGTGCCCTCGTCGTAGGGCACATCACGAAGAATCTACATTTGCTGCTGAAAATGCCTGCCAGGACATTGccttgcctttccccccccccgcccctttCCTGCCTCAGTTGTGGGAATACAAGGGGCTGGTTGTGTGTGTGAAGCTGTTGGACAACGTCTCCTGTTTACATTGGCCTTTCTCTGTCTTGATTGTTGTTCATGTTTTGCAAGAAGAGAAAATTGCATTCAAGCAAACAGGCACTTTACATGTAGAGGTCTCTGGTCCATGGACATGAACAAAACCTTAGCGAAGTGTTTCTACAATGTGTGATGCTggttcatttttttgttttggtttgttaATAATTTTTTCTACAAAAATAAAACTTTTGAAAATAACAAGTTTTTTTGGTGTGGTCTGCCTTCTGCGGTTTCTCGCATTGTTGAAAAGGAGATTGCAGGTGGGCTTTAGAAAAAGACAGAGGGGATGAGACTATAGAAATGAAACGGGGAAAATTGGTTGGATCTGCTCCTTAGTGTAACCATCTCTTGTCTGCAATAATGAAGGTTGGCTTTTTAAAAGGGTCCCCAGAGAGTGTGGCTCCATGAACAGAATGACAGGGATGGAGGGAGCTGATGAATTCATActctgtttattaaatttatatcccacccttcctcccagaaaaggagtccagggccacaaacaaacaccaaaagcacgctaaaacatcttaaaaacaagacatgacaacatattaaaacaactttaaaaacatcttaaaagcagttccaacacagactgggatgaggtctctacttaagacttgttgaaagaggaaggtcgtcAGTAGGTgctcaaaagataacagagatggtgcctgtctaatatttaaggggaggggattccaaagggttggtgccactacactaaaggtccatttcctatgtggtgcagaatagacctcctgataagatggtatgtgcagggggccctcacctgcagagcgcagtgatcaactgggtctataaggggtgagacaatattTCAGGGACCACTTTACCTCTACCCCTAAAATACAAAAGGACAACATAAACAGATGGAATTGGAAATTGTCTGGGTGGGGGCTTGTAAAGATGCTTCCACGCTGCCAAAACAAAGACGTTTCCTTGCAAGCAAATGACTACAGTTATGTAACAGTTTCATCTTGGACACACTTCCCAGGTTTGTTTTATTAGCTAGGTGCAACTGAATCTCCTAAACCAAAACAGCTTCCCACCCAGCCCAGTTGCCAAACAAGGCTGTTTTACCGAGGAGAGCGACATCTATTGGCTACTTACAGTAACTCCACTGGTTATATCACAATTTTTagcaagctaaaatgatgaaactgaggttatcatactttggacacataatgagaagacctgattcactagaaaagacaataatactgggaaaaacagcagggagtagaaaaagaggaaggccaaacaagagatgggttgattccataaagggagccacagacctgaacttgcaagatctgaacagggtggttcatgacagatgctcttggaggtcattgattcatagggtcgccataagttgtaattgacttgaaggcacataacaacaacaacaattaatacAAAGCTGGGAATTAAGAATACTAAAAAACAAAATGCCCTGCTGGGTTCAAGATCCCTATCTAGTCAAATATCCTATTGCTAACAATGCCTGGCCCAAGGTGGTATGATATGTTCCAAGCATCTGGCACTCAAGAGTTACACTGCTCCTGAATATAGAGGATCCATTTAAGTATCCTGGCTAATTACTGACCAACAGCCATCATAAATAAATCCTTTTACAAATATCTCAAATAGAGACTGTATTtcacagcttaaagtggcaatcCTAATCACATTTACACCCTAGTAGCTTCATTGACACAGAaggacttccttctgaataaacatgcgtaAGGTTGATCTGCAACACATTCTGACAATTTGGACACTTTGCAAAATAGCCTTGACTGGAAACACATGGAGTTCATTCAGGGATATGTAAATTAAAGTAGCTCCACCACAAACTCAGcttttaaattatcaataaaatgcTCTCTAAGAATTATTGGAGGGGAGGAGGGTTGCAAAGTGAAATGTGGTGGAGAACCCAATAAAGAGGCCAGCAATGATGgattggtttatttgtatgctgttttttgGGCAAGGCCCACAAAGCATGGAACAAAATAATACAGAAGAAACTATTTACTAAGTATCAGTAAATACAAATTCAAAAGTACAGTACAAGaaaccaataaaaatataaacaaaaaccaAAGGACACTTTCGATCACACTTTGTACATTCATAAGTTGCACTTGTGCTCATGCTACAAACACGCCTTCCACAAACAAGAGCCCACACAATCAGCTTCCCCCAGAAGCAGCGACAACTGTGGCAAAGTTCttgcagttgctctccagggcgGGCAGGCTGGCTCAACCTTCTGGCTCCTCAACAGGCTGCAGTTCTTCAGGTGAAGTAAAGAAGGGCTAGAGAGACCAAATTTGGCATtactatttatttgttattaaatttatgtcctgcccttcttcccagtaggagcccaggcaaacaaaaacacgttaaaacatcacaataacagactttaaaatatattaaaacaaaacaggtttaaaaacatcttaaaaagcaattccaacacagacccagaTTGGTCTATTACTATTTCTGCTACCTgccattcaatgctagtcctactcagagtagacctactgaggTTGATGGGCATGGCtatcttaggtccattaatttcaatgatatactctgagaaggacttcaTTGGCTacagcctctcttttttttttaattccacctCCAAAATATGTGAAGCAAGATATCAGCATATATGTATTCATGAACAGTGATTAATGTTGAGCAGCTATGTTGGACCATCCAATGTACCATAAATGCTTGGttaagaatgttggactaggcaTAGGGAGAAGCAGGTTCAAATTCTCCCTCAACTATGAAACATACCGATCATTAGCTCccacctagcctacctcacagggttgttatgaggaaaaATAGTGGAGTGGGGAACCCCATATCCCCTTCTCAGCTTCTTTGAAAGCAGTGCTTCTAATCTGTAATAACTTGTAATTAATGCTTATAGTTTGCAATAACAAAATGCAAGGGTTAGTAAAATCATAGCTTGCTGGGGTTGAACCAATGTTCCCAGTGCAATGGGTTCAGGTGACCCACAACTGTCCTTGCAGACTGGACGGTAAATATTAAAAGATGTTTCTGGATGCTGCAAGTCTTGAACGCCTTTGTTGCTGCTGCCTATTTTATATATGGAGAAAAGCAAAGGACTGAATGTGATGCTCCTGCAGGTTGGGTTGGTCCCTAGCCAGGAAAAAAATATCAGGCAACGTTTAAGTTTACTCATTTCTGTGACCAGCTCAATTCCACACCTGGGCCAgaaattcttatttttattttttttagactGTAacttccatgagccccagccGGTATGCCCAGCGCTTAGGGATAAGGAGAGTtcacagcatctagagggcatctTTTTGGCTaccctgtattgttgttgttgttaattgctTGATACCagaggtccccaagtgacttccagaatgttaaaacaaaaacaaataaaacagactataaaaacagaatgaacagcagcaaaataataGCAATAGCTGATacggcagcatattaaaacaaaaacatattaaaaaatatcAACCTatcaaatgcttgggagaaaaggtacttctttacctggtgccaaaaagataccaatgaaggcaccaggtggacctcactggcgagcgtattccacagatggggagccacaactgaaaaggccctctccctcgtcaccaccctccgagcctccttcAGAGGGAGGATCTGGAGGAGGGCCTCAGGGGGAGAGCCAAGGGTCCGGGGAGGTTCATATCAGGAAAGGCATTCCAGAAGAGATTGGTGTCCTGAACCGTgcagagctttataggtcaaaaccagcactttgaattgggctcggaagcgtataggcagccagtgcaactggaacaggataggtgttaAATACCAGACTGGTTCTCCATTAGCCATCTCAAACACAGAGAAACCCAAGGTGGAACAAGAATCAAATGGTCATCAGgagccaccttatactgagtcagaccattggtctatctaattCAGTTttttctacactggctggcagcatctctccagggttgcaggcacgggacattcccagccctacctagagatgctgggtattgagcctgggaccttctgcatgctccaCCACACTCAGCCATGACCCTTCTCCTAACAAGTCAACGGGAAGGGGGTTTTGTTGTAGGTTTGGGCAGAATTTCTCCCATCCTTGGAATTCGGCACCAAGGGAAACATCCCCGCATAAATGGTCCCTG includes:
- the RASD1 gene encoding dexamethasone-induced Ras-related protein 1, coding for MRLAEMIKKMGPSESELNIPAKNCYRMVILGSSKVGKTAIVSRFLTGRFEDQYTPTIEDFHRKFYSIRGEVYQLDILDTSGNHPFPAMRRLSILTGDVFILVFSLDNRDSFEEVQRLKQQILETKSCLKNKTKESTDVPLVICGNKGDRDFYREVGPREIEQLVGQDPKKCAYFEISAKKNSTLDQMFQALFAMAKLPSEMSPDLHRKVSIQYCDLLHKKALKSKKLLKEGSGDSGGEAYGIVAPFARRPSVHSDLMYIREKAVRGGQVKDKERCVIS